The following coding sequences lie in one Leucobacter allii genomic window:
- a CDS encoding ABC transporter ATP-binding protein, whose translation MTLPGHASEPVPAVRTRGLRKRYGDREILRGVDLEIAAGETYALLGPNGAGKSTAIEILEGVRRPSGGEVAVLGADPLTAPRGWKSRIGIVAQSTGDLGPYTPRELIAHFGALYPEPLGVDEVLALVGLEDRAGVRAAKLSGGQQRRLDVALGIVGRPRLLFLDEPTTGFDPEARRMFWEMLSGLSGTGTAILLTTHYLDEAAHLADRVGVLSGGRIVAEAPPAELGGAEARTPLVRWRDAHGVRHEERSETPGALVGRLCAEAAAGGLAEPAELEVRRPSLEEIYLGMLADGGEDSGAARDGVGPAGLQTGSAAETRTQTMTGAER comes from the coding sequence ATGACACTTCCCGGACACGCCTCAGAACCCGTCCCCGCGGTGCGCACGCGGGGATTGCGCAAGCGCTACGGCGATCGCGAGATCCTCCGGGGCGTCGACCTCGAGATCGCCGCCGGCGAGACCTACGCCCTGCTCGGCCCCAACGGCGCGGGCAAGAGCACCGCGATCGAGATCCTCGAGGGCGTGCGGCGGCCGAGCGGCGGCGAGGTCGCCGTGCTCGGCGCCGATCCGCTCACCGCGCCGCGGGGCTGGAAGTCGCGGATCGGCATCGTCGCGCAGAGCACCGGGGATCTCGGCCCCTACACACCGCGCGAGCTCATCGCCCATTTCGGGGCGTTGTACCCCGAGCCGCTGGGCGTCGACGAGGTGCTCGCGCTCGTGGGGCTCGAGGACCGCGCCGGCGTCCGCGCCGCGAAGCTCTCGGGCGGTCAGCAGCGCCGTCTCGACGTCGCGCTCGGGATCGTGGGGCGTCCGAGGCTCCTGTTCCTCGACGAGCCGACCACCGGCTTCGATCCCGAGGCCAGGAGGATGTTCTGGGAGATGCTCTCGGGGCTCAGCGGAACCGGCACCGCGATCCTGCTCACGACCCACTACCTCGACGAGGCCGCCCATCTCGCCGACCGCGTGGGCGTGCTCAGCGGCGGGCGCATCGTCGCCGAGGCGCCCCCGGCCGAACTCGGCGGGGCCGAGGCCCGCACGCCGCTCGTCCGTTGGCGGGACGCGCACGGCGTGCGGCACGAGGAGCGGAGCGAGACCCCCGGTGCGCTCGTCGGCCGGCTCTGCGCGGAAGCCGCGGCCGGAGGCCTCGCCGAACCGGCCGAACTGGAGGTGCGGCGGCCGAGCCTCGAGGAGATCTACCTCGGCATGCTCGCGGACGGCGGAGAGGACTCCGGCGCCGCGCGCGACGGGGTCGGCCCGGCCGGACTGCAGACGGGGAGCGCCGCAGAGACGCGCACGCAGACGATGACGGGAGCGGAACGATGA
- a CDS encoding ABC transporter permease → MSTTTQRTTAASPGGGRSGAAAPPILKSGLSAVRLELRGYFRTPDTVFFTFLFPILMLGIFGVAFQSMGDIGAREDGSGGISMAAYYLPGLAAAGLLLGGVQNLAVDIAREKSEGWLRRLGGTPLSPVGYFLGKAGLVAITSLAQLALLLLFARFALGVELPGEPEAWLRLGWLFLLGIATMTALGIALSAVPRSSRSATAVVLPIVLLLQFVSGVYLQFTMLPDWLQNIAGIFPLKWLAQGMRSVFLPEQFAAVEQSGAWDLGLVALNLAVWLVVGVVVSLLTFRWQRRS, encoded by the coding sequence ATGAGCACGACGACGCAGCGCACGACGGCGGCGAGCCCGGGCGGCGGGCGCTCGGGCGCCGCGGCGCCCCCGATCCTGAAATCCGGGCTGTCGGCGGTGCGGCTCGAGCTCCGCGGCTACTTCCGCACCCCCGACACCGTGTTCTTCACCTTCCTGTTCCCCATCCTCATGCTCGGGATCTTCGGCGTCGCCTTCCAATCGATGGGCGACATCGGCGCGCGCGAGGACGGCAGCGGCGGCATCTCCATGGCCGCCTACTACCTGCCGGGGCTCGCCGCGGCAGGCCTGCTGCTCGGCGGCGTGCAGAACCTCGCGGTCGACATCGCCCGGGAGAAGAGCGAGGGATGGCTGCGCCGACTCGGCGGCACGCCGCTCTCGCCCGTCGGCTACTTCCTCGGCAAGGCCGGGCTCGTCGCGATCACCTCGCTCGCGCAGCTGGCGCTGCTGCTGCTCTTCGCGCGCTTCGCGCTCGGTGTGGAGCTGCCCGGGGAGCCCGAGGCGTGGCTGCGTCTCGGCTGGCTCTTCCTGCTCGGGATCGCGACCATGACGGCGCTCGGGATCGCGCTGTCGGCGGTGCCCCGATCCTCGCGGAGCGCCACGGCGGTCGTGCTGCCGATCGTATTGCTGCTGCAGTTCGTCTCCGGCGTCTACCTGCAGTTCACGATGCTCCCGGACTGGCTGCAGAACATCGCGGGGATCTTCCCGCTGAAGTGGCTGGCCCAGGGCATGCGGAGCGTCTTCCTCCCGGAGCAGTTCGCCGCCGTCGAGCAGTCCGGGGCCTGGGACCTCGGCCTCGTCGCGCTCAATCTCGCCGTGTGGCTGGTGGTCGGCGTCGTCGTCAGCCTGCTCACCTTCCGCTGGCAGCGGCGGTCGTGA
- a CDS encoding sensor histidine kinase, translating to MDGTVDARRRPLLGWDVGFAATVAAMAAIGLYTSLGEDPAGLAFGALLRILWPLLVLAAWYAALGRAAILRGIREERMHRRDLVFLCGLVVLVGLATAVATSYATLQAIAYPIVWTIVARYRDAVLWSAALALAVGAGLLTTFVRADAPDGYVAVAAIVLLSFVFAVVMGTWITRVFAQGERYRYLLEELRASQGEVAALSQAAGASAERERMSRDLHDTLTQTLTGLVMLSEQAGRALDAGDDARARDRIGRTCEAAREAVSEARALVATTQPLGDGGLEAAVARIAARLRADAGLEVSCALAPLELDRERQVVLLRAVQEGLANARRHARAARVRVELRAAAAGGTLLRIDDDGVGPGAAESGGFGLSGLGDRVRAVGGSVVFGPGPERGSRLEVRLEAAPGAPAGEPAVRRSAAGTRGVAVGGAPRAASDGLPPAGDAEATA from the coding sequence ATGGACGGGACCGTCGACGCCAGACGGCGTCCCCTGCTCGGCTGGGACGTCGGCTTCGCCGCGACCGTCGCGGCCATGGCGGCGATCGGCCTGTACACCTCGCTCGGCGAGGATCCGGCAGGACTCGCCTTCGGAGCACTGCTCCGCATCCTCTGGCCGCTGCTCGTGCTCGCGGCCTGGTATGCCGCACTCGGCCGCGCCGCGATCCTGCGCGGGATCCGCGAGGAGCGCATGCACCGGCGCGACCTGGTGTTCCTCTGCGGGCTCGTGGTGCTCGTCGGCCTCGCGACGGCGGTCGCCACGAGCTATGCGACCCTGCAGGCGATCGCCTACCCCATCGTGTGGACGATCGTGGCGCGGTACCGGGACGCCGTCCTGTGGAGCGCTGCGCTCGCACTCGCGGTCGGGGCCGGACTTCTCACGACCTTCGTGCGGGCGGACGCCCCGGACGGCTACGTCGCGGTCGCGGCGATCGTGCTGCTCTCCTTCGTCTTCGCGGTGGTCATGGGGACCTGGATCACCCGGGTCTTCGCGCAGGGCGAGCGGTACCGGTACCTCCTCGAGGAGCTGCGGGCGTCGCAGGGCGAGGTCGCCGCGCTCTCGCAGGCGGCGGGGGCCTCCGCCGAGCGCGAGCGGATGTCGCGGGATCTGCACGACACCCTCACGCAGACGCTCACGGGTCTCGTCATGCTCAGCGAGCAGGCCGGGCGGGCGCTCGACGCGGGCGACGACGCGCGGGCGCGGGACCGGATCGGCCGGACCTGCGAGGCCGCGCGGGAGGCCGTGAGCGAGGCCCGCGCGCTCGTCGCCACGACGCAGCCGCTGGGCGACGGCGGGCTCGAGGCCGCCGTCGCGCGCATCGCCGCGCGCCTCCGCGCGGACGCCGGGCTCGAGGTGAGCTGCGCGCTGGCGCCGCTCGAGCTCGACCGGGAGCGACAGGTGGTGCTGCTGCGCGCCGTGCAGGAGGGGCTCGCCAATGCGCGCCGGCACGCCCGTGCCGCGCGCGTGCGCGTCGAGCTGCGCGCGGCGGCGGCGGGCGGTACGCTGCTGCGGATCGACGACGACGGGGTGGGGCCGGGAGCCGCGGAGTCGGGCGGCTTCGGGCTCAGCGGGCTCGGCGACCGGGTGCGGGCGGTCGGCGGATCGGTCGTCTTCGGGCCGGGACCCGAGCGCGGATCCCGGCTCGAGGTGCGGCTCGAGGCGGCGCCCGGAGCGCCGGCCGGAGAGCCAGCGGTGCGCCGGTCGGCAGCCGGGACCCGTGGCGTCGCCGTCGGCGGCGCGCCGCGCGCCGCCTCGGACGGTCTCCCGCCGGCGGGCGATGCTGAGGCCACCGCATGA
- a CDS encoding response regulator, with translation MIRVLVVDDHPIVRAGIVGLLDTEPDFAIVAEAASGEEALELSGRERPDVVLMDLRMPGIGGVEATRRLVRTETGPAPRVLVFTTYEADDQILAAIEAGASGYLVKAAPAEELAAGIRAVAAGQTVLAPSIAAALVARAAGGAATAADPVPVLTPREREILRLVAEGCSNPGIAGRLSIGESTVKTHLLHVFEKLEVSDRTRAVTRAMELGLL, from the coding sequence ATGATCCGCGTCCTGGTCGTCGACGATCACCCGATCGTGCGCGCCGGCATCGTCGGACTGCTCGACACCGAGCCCGACTTCGCGATCGTGGCCGAGGCGGCGTCGGGGGAGGAGGCGCTCGAGCTGAGCGGGCGCGAGCGGCCGGACGTCGTGCTCATGGATCTCCGGATGCCCGGCATCGGCGGCGTCGAGGCCACCCGGCGGCTCGTGCGCACGGAGACGGGCCCTGCGCCGCGGGTGCTCGTCTTCACGACCTATGAGGCGGACGACCAGATCCTCGCCGCGATCGAGGCGGGCGCGAGCGGCTACCTCGTGAAGGCGGCGCCGGCCGAAGAGCTCGCCGCCGGGATCCGGGCGGTCGCCGCCGGTCAGACCGTGCTGGCCCCCTCGATCGCGGCGGCGCTCGTGGCGCGCGCCGCCGGCGGCGCCGCGACGGCCGCGGATCCCGTGCCCGTGCTCACGCCGCGCGAGCGCGAGATCCTCCGGCTCGTCGCCGAAGGCTGCAGCAACCCGGGGATCGCGGGTCGCCTCAGCATCGGGGAGTCGACCGTGAAGACCCATCTGCTGCATGTCTTCGAGAAGCTCGAGGTCTCCGATCGCACGCGTGCCGTGACGCGCGCCATGGAGCTGGGCCTCCTCTGA
- a CDS encoding siderophore-interacting protein, producing the protein MPSSNIAVSHAASGLVTARVARAERITPHMARLTLAGPELERWRHLGFDQWFRLAIPVAGDRTRFDRLSDRFDMRGYLRYLTLPKASRPEIRNYTVRRFRPDGAAGPELDIDFVVHGESTDGVAAAGDAGAARDADAAGGADGGVAGPWAASLPVGAHVALIDQGCGYRPVADATRVVLAGDESALPAVLGILRDLPRDAVGDAIIEVPDDADRQPDDAPEGVRLQWVARSPGARPGAAALDALTALPQWSEPVSAFVAGEQQLAAGGRRHLVGERGVPKSAVDFCGYWRQGKRAA; encoded by the coding sequence ATGCCCTCCAGCAACATCGCCGTCAGCCACGCCGCGAGCGGTCTCGTCACCGCTCGGGTCGCGCGCGCGGAACGCATCACCCCGCACATGGCCCGCCTCACGCTCGCCGGGCCGGAGCTCGAGCGCTGGAGGCATCTCGGCTTCGACCAGTGGTTCCGGCTCGCGATCCCCGTCGCCGGCGACCGCACCCGCTTCGACCGGCTCTCGGATCGCTTCGACATGCGCGGCTACCTGCGCTATCTGACGCTGCCGAAGGCGAGCCGCCCCGAGATCCGCAACTACACGGTGCGCCGCTTCCGCCCGGACGGCGCCGCGGGCCCCGAGCTCGACATCGATTTCGTGGTGCACGGCGAGTCGACCGACGGCGTCGCAGCCGCCGGAGACGCCGGCGCGGCGCGCGACGCGGACGCGGCGGGAGGCGCGGATGGCGGAGTGGCCGGCCCCTGGGCCGCCTCGCTCCCCGTCGGCGCGCACGTCGCGCTCATCGATCAGGGCTGCGGCTACCGCCCCGTCGCAGACGCGACGCGGGTCGTCCTCGCCGGCGATGAGAGCGCGCTCCCCGCGGTGCTCGGGATCCTGCGCGACCTTCCGCGCGACGCCGTCGGCGACGCGATCATCGAGGTGCCCGACGACGCCGATCGCCAGCCCGACGACGCCCCGGAGGGAGTGCGGCTGCAGTGGGTGGCCCGATCGCCCGGCGCGCGGCCCGGCGCCGCGGCGCTCGACGCGCTCACCGCGCTCCCGCAGTGGTCCGAGCCGGTCTCGGCCTTCGTCGCCGGCGAGCAGCAGCTCGCCGCGGGCGGTCGACGCCATCTCGTCGGGGAGCGCGGCGTGCCGAAGTCCGCGGTGGACTTCTGCGGCTACTGGCGGCAGGGCAAGCGCGCGGCCTGA
- a CDS encoding glutamate decarboxylase, whose amino-acid sequence MPASPDRLTVNPLHRRSGDPDSISKHRLAETGMEPLTAFHAVRDETMLDGNARLNLATFVTTWMDDEADELYRGAFDKNMIDKDEYPQTAAIEQYCQRIIADLWHAPDPDAAPATSTVGSSEACMLAGIALKRRWQHRREAAGADTARPNLVMSSAVQVCWEKFCNYFEVEARFVPVSAEHPVLDGPGLADAVDERTIGVVGILGVTYTGAYEPIAELQRALDAIERDRGLDIPIHVDAASGGMIAPFLQPELAWDFRLPRVASINTSGHKYGLVYPGLGWVVWRDADALPESMVFRVSYLGGDTPTLALNFSRPGAQVLLQFYLFLRLGRAGYTEVQGESQRVAMHLSSAIGAMAAFELVSDGSTIPVFAWRLREGHSENWTLYDLSDRLRMRGWLVPAYPMPADLEETTVQRIVVRNGLTMDLAESLLDVVREEVAYLDALESPLPRPTSGQAFAH is encoded by the coding sequence ATGCCCGCTTCGCCCGACCGCCTCACCGTCAACCCGCTCCATCGCCGCAGCGGCGATCCCGACAGCATCTCCAAGCACCGTCTCGCCGAGACGGGCATGGAGCCGCTCACCGCGTTCCACGCCGTGCGAGACGAGACGATGCTCGACGGTAACGCCCGGCTCAACCTTGCAACCTTCGTCACCACCTGGATGGACGACGAGGCCGACGAGCTCTACCGCGGCGCCTTCGACAAGAACATGATCGACAAGGACGAGTACCCGCAGACGGCCGCCATCGAGCAGTACTGCCAGCGCATCATCGCCGACCTCTGGCACGCCCCCGATCCGGACGCCGCCCCGGCCACCTCGACCGTCGGATCGAGCGAGGCGTGCATGCTCGCCGGCATCGCGCTCAAGCGCCGCTGGCAGCACCGCCGCGAGGCCGCCGGCGCTGACACGGCGCGACCGAACCTCGTCATGTCGAGCGCGGTGCAGGTGTGCTGGGAGAAGTTCTGCAACTACTTCGAGGTGGAGGCGCGCTTCGTGCCCGTGAGCGCCGAGCACCCGGTACTCGACGGCCCCGGCCTCGCCGATGCCGTGGACGAGCGGACCATCGGCGTCGTCGGCATCCTCGGAGTCACGTACACCGGGGCCTACGAGCCGATCGCCGAGCTGCAGCGCGCGCTCGACGCGATCGAGCGGGATCGCGGACTCGACATCCCCATCCACGTCGACGCCGCATCGGGCGGGATGATCGCCCCGTTCCTGCAACCGGAGCTCGCATGGGACTTCCGCCTGCCTCGCGTCGCCTCGATCAACACCTCCGGTCACAAGTACGGCCTCGTCTACCCCGGCCTCGGCTGGGTGGTGTGGCGGGACGCCGACGCGCTGCCGGAGTCGATGGTCTTCCGCGTCAGCTACCTCGGCGGGGACACCCCGACCCTCGCGCTGAACTTCTCGCGCCCGGGCGCGCAGGTGCTGCTGCAGTTCTACCTCTTCCTGCGGCTGGGTCGCGCGGGCTACACGGAGGTGCAGGGCGAATCGCAGCGCGTCGCCATGCACCTCTCCTCGGCGATCGGGGCCATGGCCGCATTCGAGCTCGTGAGCGACGGATCGACGATCCCCGTCTTCGCCTGGCGGCTGCGCGAGGGGCACTCCGAGAACTGGACCCTCTACGACCTCTCCGATCGGCTGCGGATGCGCGGCTGGCTCGTGCCGGCCTACCCGATGCCCGCGGATCTCGAGGAGACGACGGTGCAGCGGATCGTGGTGCGCAACGGCCTCACGATGGATCTCGCGGAGTCGCTGCTCGACGTGGTGCGCGAGGAGGTCGCCTACCTCGACGCGCTGGAGAGCCCGCTCCCGCGGCCGACCTCCGGCCAGGCGTTCGCCCACTGA
- a CDS encoding GntR family transcriptional regulator translates to MLDESRPIFLQIADRIADDVLRGVYAEGDQVPSTNEFAAFHRINPATAGKGVNLLVDRGVLFKKRGIGMFVADGARARIAEERRREFAERYLEPLLAEAQALGLTTRDVVRLVEETDPAHDPSGSPRTAHTDREDQEATS, encoded by the coding sequence ATGCTGGACGAATCGCGGCCGATCTTCCTGCAGATCGCCGACCGCATCGCGGACGACGTGCTGCGGGGGGTGTACGCCGAGGGCGACCAGGTGCCGTCGACGAACGAGTTCGCGGCGTTCCATCGCATCAACCCCGCGACGGCAGGCAAGGGCGTCAACCTGCTCGTCGACCGCGGCGTCCTCTTCAAGAAGCGCGGCATCGGCATGTTCGTCGCCGACGGCGCGCGGGCCCGCATCGCCGAGGAGCGCCGGCGCGAGTTCGCCGAGCGCTATCTCGAACCGCTCCTCGCCGAGGCCCAGGCGCTCGGCCTCACCACGCGGGACGTCGTCAGGCTCGTCGAGGAGACGGATCCGGCGCACGACCCGTCGGGATCCCCACGCACCGCACACACCGATCGGGAAGATCAGGAGGCAACATCATGA
- a CDS encoding ABC transporter ATP-binding protein gives MTAAAIEVRGLTRRYRGAAALDDVTLDIRENAITGLLGRNGAGKTTLMSLITAQDRPSSGSISVGGREPFEHADVLARMCFVRDNQRYPDDYKLRHVIRAASFSYPGWSQATADRLIAQFRLPTKPIVKKFSRGQLSALGIVLGLASRAPVTFFDEPYLGLDATARHVFYDELLRDYAEHPRTIILSTHLIDEMDRLLERVVVLDRGRVIRDADVDELRGSAAQLAGRAADIEAFARGRRILSHRALGGLATVIVEGRLDAEERAEAARLGLELSPVSLQELVAAYGLADGDAAALGGSGTEGGAETIDARQERSLS, from the coding sequence ATGACCGCAGCAGCCATCGAGGTCCGAGGGCTCACCCGGCGCTATCGCGGCGCCGCCGCCCTCGACGATGTCACGCTCGACATCCGGGAGAACGCGATCACCGGCCTCCTGGGGCGCAACGGCGCGGGGAAGACCACGCTCATGTCGCTCATCACGGCGCAGGATCGGCCGAGTTCGGGCTCGATCTCCGTCGGCGGACGCGAGCCCTTCGAGCACGCCGACGTCCTCGCGCGGATGTGCTTCGTGCGCGACAACCAGCGCTACCCGGACGACTACAAGCTGCGCCACGTGATCCGCGCGGCCTCGTTCAGCTATCCCGGATGGTCCCAGGCGACCGCGGATCGGCTCATCGCGCAGTTCCGCCTGCCGACGAAGCCGATCGTGAAGAAGTTCTCCCGGGGCCAGCTCTCGGCCCTCGGCATCGTGCTCGGGCTCGCCTCCCGCGCCCCCGTGACCTTCTTCGACGAGCCCTACCTCGGCCTCGACGCGACGGCGCGGCACGTCTTCTACGACGAGCTGCTGCGCGACTACGCCGAGCATCCGCGCACCATCATCCTCTCGACGCACCTCATCGACGAGATGGATCGGCTCCTCGAGCGCGTGGTCGTGCTCGACCGGGGACGCGTCATCCGCGACGCCGACGTCGACGAGCTGCGCGGCAGCGCCGCGCAGCTCGCGGGTCGCGCGGCGGACATCGAGGCCTTCGCCCGCGGGCGGCGGATCCTCTCCCACCGCGCGCTCGGCGGCCTCGCCACCGTGATCGTGGAAGGCCGCCTCGACGCCGAGGAGCGCGCCGAGGCCGCGCGCCTCGGGCTCGAGCTCAGCCCGGTCTCCCTGCAGGAGCTGGTCGCCGCCTACGGGCTCGCGGATGGCGACGCCGCCGCGCTCGGCGGATCCGGAACGGAGGGCGGCGCCGAGACGATCGACGCGCGCCAGGAAAGGAGCCTCTCATGA
- a CDS encoding YajQ family cyclic di-GMP-binding protein — protein MADSSFDVVSKIDSMEVENAVNQARKEVEQRYDFKGVGADVTLSGESIQIKANTEERANAVLDVLQSKFIKRGLSLKALDTGEPYASGKEYRIDAKLKEGIDQATAKKLNKLIRDEAPKSVKSQIQGDELRVSSKSRDELQQTIALLKEADVDVALQFVNFR, from the coding sequence ATGGCTGATTCTTCGTTTGACGTGGTGAGCAAGATCGATTCCATGGAGGTCGAGAACGCGGTGAACCAGGCCCGCAAGGAGGTCGAGCAGCGCTACGACTTCAAGGGCGTCGGCGCGGACGTGACGCTCTCGGGTGAGAGCATTCAGATCAAGGCGAACACCGAGGAGCGCGCGAACGCCGTCCTCGATGTGCTCCAGTCGAAGTTCATCAAGCGCGGCCTGTCGCTCAAGGCGCTCGACACCGGCGAGCCCTACGCGAGCGGCAAGGAGTACCGGATCGATGCGAAGCTCAAGGAGGGCATCGATCAGGCGACCGCGAAGAAGCTGAACAAGCTCATCCGCGACGAGGCGCCCAAGTCGGTGAAATCGCAGATCCAGGGCGACGAGCTCCGCGTCTCGTCGAAGAGCCGCGACGAGCTGCAGCAGACGATCGCGCTGCTCAAGGAGGCCGACGTCGACGTGGCCCTCCAGTTCGTCAACTTCCGCTGA
- a CDS encoding DUF3151 family protein: MIGENLLGPEPTLLAEDAAVASALAAGSDPASVVRAHPESPLAWALLADAADAAGREIEAYAFARVGYHRGLDALRKAGWRGAGPVPWAHEPNRGVLRALYALRRAAAAIGEQGEVVRLTEFLEGADPAAIAEIEAAPTAE, translated from the coding sequence ATGATCGGTGAGAACCTGCTCGGACCCGAACCCACCCTGCTCGCGGAGGATGCCGCCGTCGCCTCGGCGCTCGCCGCAGGGAGCGACCCCGCCTCGGTGGTGCGCGCCCACCCCGAATCGCCGCTCGCCTGGGCGCTCCTCGCCGACGCCGCCGACGCGGCGGGCCGCGAGATCGAGGCCTACGCCTTCGCCCGCGTGGGCTACCACCGCGGGCTCGACGCCCTGCGGAAGGCCGGCTGGCGCGGAGCCGGCCCCGTGCCCTGGGCGCACGAGCCGAACCGCGGCGTGCTGCGCGCGCTCTACGCGCTCCGTCGCGCCGCCGCCGCGATCGGCGAGCAGGGCGAGGTCGTCCGGCTCACCGAGTTCCTCGAGGGCGCGGACCCCGCCGCCATCGCGGAGATCGAGGCCGCTCCGACGGCGGAATGA
- a CDS encoding adenylosuccinate synthase, protein MPAVLITGAQWGDEGKGRATDLLGSRVDYVVKFNGGNNAGHTVVVGEEKYALHLLPSGILTPGVVPVISNGVVIDLEVLKSELDALGGRGVDVSRLKVSANAHVITAYHRTLDKVTERFLGKRQIGTTGRGIGPAYADKINRVGIRIQDIFDEGILRQKVEAALDFKNQVLVKIYNRRAISADEVVEDLLGYREMLEPMVCDTGLLLHEAMRAERTVLFEAGQATMLDIDHGTYPFVTSSNATAGGASTGSGLPPHALDRVISVVKAYTTRVGAGPFPTELFDESGDYLRTQGFEFGTTTGRPRRCGWYDAPIARYAARINGVTDFVLTKLDVLSGLERIPVCVAYDVNGVRHDEMPVNQSDFHHATPIYEEFPGWNEDISGARRFEELPQNAQDYILALEAMSGSRISAIGVGPEREQVVVRHDLLD, encoded by the coding sequence ATGCCCGCAGTGCTCATCACCGGTGCCCAGTGGGGCGACGAGGGCAAGGGTCGGGCGACCGACCTGCTCGGCAGCCGCGTCGACTACGTCGTGAAGTTCAACGGCGGCAACAACGCCGGCCACACGGTCGTGGTCGGCGAGGAGAAGTACGCGCTCCACCTGCTCCCCTCCGGCATCCTCACCCCCGGGGTCGTGCCCGTGATCTCGAACGGCGTGGTCATCGATCTCGAGGTGCTCAAGAGCGAGCTCGACGCGCTCGGCGGCCGCGGTGTGGACGTCTCTCGGCTGAAGGTGAGCGCGAACGCGCACGTCATCACGGCCTACCACCGGACGCTCGACAAGGTCACCGAGCGATTCCTCGGAAAGCGCCAGATCGGCACGACGGGGCGCGGGATCGGCCCCGCCTACGCGGACAAGATCAACCGCGTCGGGATCAGGATCCAGGACATCTTCGACGAGGGGATCCTGCGGCAGAAGGTCGAGGCGGCCCTCGACTTCAAGAACCAGGTGCTCGTGAAGATCTACAACCGTCGCGCCATCTCGGCGGACGAGGTGGTCGAGGACCTGCTCGGCTACCGCGAGATGCTCGAGCCCATGGTCTGCGACACCGGCCTGCTGCTCCACGAGGCGATGCGCGCGGAGCGGACGGTGCTGTTCGAGGCCGGTCAGGCGACCATGCTCGACATCGACCACGGGACCTACCCGTTCGTGACCTCGTCGAACGCGACGGCGGGCGGCGCGAGCACGGGATCGGGGCTGCCGCCCCACGCGCTGGATCGGGTGATCTCGGTCGTCAAGGCCTACACGACGCGCGTCGGCGCCGGGCCGTTCCCCACCGAGCTCTTCGACGAGTCGGGCGACTACCTGCGCACCCAGGGCTTCGAGTTCGGCACGACCACCGGTCGCCCCCGCCGCTGCGGCTGGTACGACGCCCCGATCGCCCGCTACGCCGCCCGCATCAACGGGGTGACCGACTTCGTGCTCACCAAGCTCGACGTGCTCTCCGGGCTCGAGCGGATCCCCGTGTGCGTCGCCTACGACGTGAACGGGGTGCGCCACGACGAGATGCCCGTCAACCAGAGCGATTTCCACCACGCGACGCCGATCTACGAGGAGTTCCCCGGCTGGAACGAGGACATCTCGGGTGCGCGACGATTCGAGGAGCTTCCGCAGAACGCGCAGGACTACATCCTGGCGCTCGAGGCGATGAGCGGCTCGCGCATCTCGGCCATCGGCGTCGGCCCCGAGCGGGAGCAGGTCGTGGTGCGCCACGATCTGCTCGACTGA
- a CDS encoding chorismate mutase: MTATPQERLDRLRSSIDNIDAALIHMLAERFKCTQEVGRLKAEHEMPASDPAREARQTARLRSLAEEAHLDPEFAEKWFNFVVAEVIQHHTRIASEQ, from the coding sequence ATGACGGCGACGCCGCAGGAACGGCTCGACCGCCTGCGCTCGAGCATCGACAACATCGACGCGGCGCTCATCCACATGCTCGCCGAGCGCTTCAAGTGCACCCAGGAGGTCGGGCGGCTGAAGGCGGAGCACGAGATGCCCGCCTCCGATCCCGCGCGCGAGGCGCGGCAGACCGCGCGGCTGCGCAGCCTCGCCGAGGAGGCGCACCTCGACCCCGAGTTCGCGGAGAAGTGGTTCAACTTCGTGGTCGCCGAGGTCATCCAGCACCACACCCGGATCGCCTCCGAGCAGTAG